GGTTGTAAGACCAGGTAATGAAAATTTATATAGCGAGCAAAGACCTATTTCTTGGAAAACAGGTACAAGCTATGGAATGAAAGATGCTTGGGCAGTGGGAGTTAGTCCTGATTACACAGTTCTTGTATGGCTAGGAAATTATAATCAAAAATCTATTTTCTCACTATCAGGAGTTGACACAGCTGGAAATTTATTATTTAAAGTTTTTAATATAGTGGATATAAATTCAAAAACTTTTGAAAAACCAAAAGATGATTTAAAAGAAATAGAAATAGATGAAAAGACAGGTTATAGAAAATTTTATGATGTGGAGAGTAAAAAGGTTCTATATCCCAAGGATGCAAAATTATTGAGGATATCTCCATACTATAAAAAAATATTTGTTGATGAAAATGATATTGAAATTGATTCAAGAAGTTCAAATTTTGATAAGAGAAAAGAAAAAATTGTGATAGAATATCCAATAGAGGTTTCAAACTATTTCTTCTTAAATGGTGTCAGAGAAAATAAGAATGTTAAAATAGCTTATCCAGTTCAAAACTTAAATATATTTGTTCCTAAGGATTTTGATGGCTATAAAAAGGTAGCTATGAAGTTATATAATCCTAATAATGAATATGTTTATTGGTATCTTGATGAAGATTATGTAGGCTATTCAAATGAAAAAGAAAAGTTTTTTGAATTGGATATAGGTAAACATAAACTTACTATTGTTACAGAAGATGGGGCAAGAGAAGAAGTAAAATTTAGTATAAATAAGAGGTAGAAAATGATAGAATTTTTTATAGCAAAAAAACAGATGTTTGAAAGAAAAAAACAAAGTATTTTATCCATTGTAGGAGTTTTTATAGGAATTACAGTTTTAATAGTTTCACTTGGAGTTTCAAATGGACTAGATAAAAATATGATAAATAGTATATTATCCTTAACTAGCCATATAACTGTGTATTCTCCAGAAAATATCCCAGATTATGAAGAAATTTCTAAAAGTGTGGAGGAAGTAAAAGGTGTAAAAGGTGTTGTGCCTACAATAGAAACACAAGGAATAATAAAATATGAGGGTGGAATTGAACCTTATGTTGCAGGAGTAAAAGTTGTTGGTTATGATTTAGAAAAGGCTATTAAATCTATGAATTTAGAAGAATATATAATTGATGGGAAAATAGATTTAGAAGATCCAAAAGGAATTTTGATAGGAAAAGAATTAGCCAATGCAACAGGAGCAAGTGTTGGGGATAAAATAAAATTAATAACTTCTGAAGAAACTGATTTAGAAATGAATGTGGTTGGTATTTTTCAAAGTGGTTTTTATGAATATGATATAAATATGGTTCTTATACCACTTAAAACAGCACAATATATAACATATAGTGATAACTCTGTTGGAAGATTATCAATAAGATTGGATAATCCTTATGATGCACAAGAGCTTGTACTGGATATTGCAAGAAAACTTCCAACAGATTTATATATAGGAACTTGGGGAGAACAAAATAGAGCACTGCTTTCTGCTTTGACTTTGGAAAAGACTATAATGCTTGTAGTGTTTTCGCTTATAGCAATTGTTGCAGGTTTCTTGATATGGATAACTTTAAATACTCTTGTTAGAGAAAAAACAAAAGATATAGGAATTATGAGAGCTATGGGTTTTTCTAAAAAAAATATTATGTTAATATTTTTAATACAGGGTATAATTTTAGGGATAATAGGAATAATAATAGGGATAATAGTATCAATGATTTTACTTTACTATATTAAAAATTATGCAGTGGATTTAGTATCTAACATTTATTATTTAAAAAATATACCAATAGAAATTTCTTTAAAAGAAATAGCTGTTATTGTAGGTGCAAATTTTGTAGTAATTTTAATTTCTAGTATATTCCCTGCATATAGAGCTGCAAGACTTGAAAATGTGGAGGCACTTAGATATGAATAATATAATTATGAAATTAGAAGATATAGATAAATTCTATATAGAAACAGGAAATAAATTACACATATTAAGAAAATTAAATTTGGAAGTAAAAAAGGGAGAATTTGTATCCATTTTAGGAAAATCAGGTTCTGGAAAATCAACTCTTTTAAATATAATGGGATTACTGGATAAAATAGATGATGGGAAAATTTGGATAAATGATAGAGAAGTTTCTTCATTAAATGAAGAAGAAAGAAATAATATTAAAAATCATTTTTTAGGTTTTGTATTTCAATTTCATTATTTGATGAGTGAATTTAGTGCACTTGAAAATGTTATGATACCTGCACTTTTAAATAATTTTAAAAATAAGTCAGAGATAGAAAAAGAAGCCAAA
The window above is part of the Fusobacterium simiae genome. Proteins encoded here:
- a CDS encoding ABC transporter ATP-binding protein, which translates into the protein MNNIIMKLEDIDKFYIETGNKLHILRKLNLEVKKGEFVSILGKSGSGKSTLLNIMGLLDKIDDGKIWINDREVSSLNEEERNNIKNHFLGFVFQFHYLMSEFSALENVMIPALLNNFKNKSEIEKEAKELLEIVGLEERMKHKPNQLSGGEKQRVAIARAMINKPSLILADEPTGNLDEDTGELIFSLFRKINKEQNQSIVVVTHARDLSQVTDRQVYLKRGVLGEEK
- a CDS encoding ABC transporter permease is translated as MIEFFIAKKQMFERKKQSILSIVGVFIGITVLIVSLGVSNGLDKNMINSILSLTSHITVYSPENIPDYEEISKSVEEVKGVKGVVPTIETQGIIKYEGGIEPYVAGVKVVGYDLEKAIKSMNLEEYIIDGKIDLEDPKGILIGKELANATGASVGDKIKLITSEETDLEMNVVGIFQSGFYEYDINMVLIPLKTAQYITYSDNSVGRLSIRLDNPYDAQELVLDIARKLPTDLYIGTWGEQNRALLSALTLEKTIMLVVFSLIAIVAGFLIWITLNTLVREKTKDIGIMRAMGFSKKNIMLIFLIQGIILGIIGIIIGIIVSMILLYYIKNYAVDLVSNIYYLKNIPIEISLKEIAVIVGANFVVILISSIFPAYRAARLENVEALRYE